The Candidatus Eisenbacteria bacterium genome includes a window with the following:
- the selD gene encoding selenide, water dikinase SelD, giving the protein MKRLTEMAACAGUASKIAPGDLEQVLAGLPRITHPDLLVGMETHDDAGVYRVSPDLALIQTVDYFTPIVDDPRDFGAIAAANAFSDVYAMGGVPRTAMNLVGWSQGEQPWDVLRSILEGAHEVVHEAGAVLVGGHSVKSPEIFFGLSVTGTIHPDRVVTNRGARPGDILFLTKPIGTGILATALKRGRLSAEGLSIATATMRRLNRASAEAMQEIGVD; this is encoded by the coding sequence ATGAAGCGGCTGACCGAGATGGCCGCCTGCGCCGGCTGAGCATCCAAGATCGCTCCAGGGGACCTGGAGCAGGTGCTCGCCGGATTGCCCCGGATCACCCATCCGGATCTTCTCGTGGGGATGGAGACCCACGACGATGCGGGGGTCTATCGCGTCTCGCCTGACCTCGCCCTCATCCAGACGGTCGACTATTTCACGCCGATCGTCGATGACCCGCGCGACTTCGGCGCGATCGCGGCGGCGAACGCCTTCTCGGACGTCTACGCGATGGGCGGCGTCCCACGCACCGCCATGAACCTGGTCGGCTGGTCGCAGGGCGAGCAACCCTGGGACGTCCTCAGGTCCATCCTGGAGGGCGCGCACGAAGTCGTGCATGAAGCGGGCGCCGTCCTGGTCGGGGGCCACTCGGTGAAGTCCCCAGAGATCTTCTTCGGCCTCTCCGTCACCGGGACGATCCATCCCGATCGGGTGGTGACGAACCGGGGCGCCAGGCCAGGAGACATCCTCTTTCTCACCAAGCCGATCGGCACCGGGATCCTCGCGACGGCGCTGAAGCGAGGCCGTCTGAGCGCCGAGGGACTCTCGATCGCGACGGCGACGATGCGCCGGCTGAACAGAGCCTCGGCCGAAGCGATGCAGGAGATCGGGGTCGAC